The Rhododendron vialii isolate Sample 1 chromosome 8a, ASM3025357v1 genome has a window encoding:
- the LOC131336273 gene encoding pentatricopeptide repeat-containing protein At4g21065-like, translating into MSSNCLNILKSQLKGVLLSLCFFTKTKLSLFPYPHAKLRVSSFSSTITAKTANLNGNLSPKEQAFLSLFKNCSTMKHVNQIHARLVHTGLDQNLYLVGKIIVFCAVSDRGSMDYAVSVFENIENPDGFLWNTMIRGFGRTSRVGEVFDYYKRMQEKGEVANNFTLSFLLKVNGQLGSAMLGKQLHCCTLKLGLETHVFVRNTIIHMYGLLRDIETACQLFEEIPRPDLVAWNTIIDCHVHCGKHKQALELFSRMLRSNIKPDEATLVVTLAACSALGALEFGRWIHSIIGQATLFDGVSVCNALIDMYAKCGAVEEAYSEFNGMSKRNIVSWNSMILGLAIHGHVNEALVLFSELLEDKLEIPNGITFLGVLCACSHGGMVDEGRRYFDCMRKEYHIQPTIKHYGCMVDILGRAGLVEEAYELTRGMPMECNAIVWRTLLACCRLHGNVELGEKVRRHLMNLEPDHSSDYVLLANTYASMGQWDDMARVRKSMREKGVQKLKPGNSLVGVCIPS; encoded by the coding sequence ATGAGCAGCAACTGCCTCAACATCCTGAAATCACAACTAAAAGGAGTACTCCTATCACTTTGTTTCTTCACCAAAACCAAACTGTCCCTTTTCCCATACCCTCACGCAAAGCTCAGAGTTTCATCTTTCTCATCAACCATAACTGCAAAAACTGCAAACCTAAATGGCAATCTCTCTCCAAAAGAGCAAGCTTTCCTCTCACTCTTCAAGAATTGTTCCACCatgaaacatgtaaaccaaatCCATGCCCGCCTTGTCCACACAGGCCTTGATCAGAACCTGTATCTTGTTGGCAAGATCATTGTGTTTTGCGCCGTTTCGGACCGTGGTTCAATGGATTATGCAGTttctgtttttgaaaacattgagaACCCAGATGGGTTTCTTTGGAACACCATGATTAGGGGGTTCGGAAGGACGAGTCGAGTCGGTGAAGTTTTCGATTACTACAAGAGAATGCAAGAAAAGGGAGAAGTAGCAAACAatttcacactctcttttttgctAAAAGTGAATGGGCAACTGGGATCAGCTATGTTGGGAAAGCAATTGCATTGTTGTACTTTGAAACTTGGCCTCGAAACCCACGTGTTTGTGAGGAACACTATCATTCACATGTACGGTTTGTTGAGGGACATTGAAACTGCCTGCCAACTGTTTGAAGAAATACCTAGACCGGATTTGGTAGCTTGGAATACCATCATTGATTGCCATGTCCATTGTGGAAAACATAAACAAGCACTTGAGCTGTTTTCAAGAATGTTGAGAAGCAATATAAAGCCGGATGAGGCGACGTTGGTTGTGACCCTTGCAGCATGCTCTGCGTTGGGTGCATTGGAGTTTGGGAGGTGGATTCACTCAATTATTGGCCAAGCTACTCTTTTCGACGGCGTTTCAGTATGTAATGCTTTGATTGACATGTATGCAAAGTGTGGAGCAGTtgaagaagcgtacagcgaatTCAATGGGATGAGTAAGAGGAACATAGTATCGTGGAATTCCATGATTTTGGGGTTAGCAATTCACGGACATGTTAATGAAGCATTGGTGCTTTTCTCGGAACTGTTAGAAGATAAGCTTGAGATACCAAATGGTATTACTTTCTTAGGCGTTCTATGTGCTTGTAGCCACGGAGGGATGGTTGACGAAGGAAGAAGGTACTTCGACTGTATGAGGAAAGAATACCATATCCAGCCAACAATAAAGCATTATGGATGCATGGTGGATATTTTGGGCCGAGCTGGGTTAGTGGAGGAGGCTTATGAGTTGACAAGGGGCATGCCAATGGAATGCAATGCAATTGTTTGGAGGACTTTGTTAGCTTGTTGCCGGTTGCACGGTAACGTTGAACTAGGGGAGAAAGTAAGGAGGCACCTTATGAATTTGGAACCAGACCATAGTAGTGATTATGTTCTTTTAGCAAACACGTATGCGAGCATGGGTCAGTGGGATGACATGGCTAGAGTGAGAAAATCAATGAGAGAAAAGGGAGTACAAAAGCTGAAACCTGGGAATAGCCTCGTTGGTGTGTGTATCCCAAGTTGA